TTCTGAAACTTGTCTTTGATAGGAGTCACAATCTTTTCATATTCAGAAAGCATTGTAGAAAAATCCATTTTCCCTTCCCAATATTCTTCATAAAGAGGGAGTATTTGGTCTTCTGGAATCCGATCGCCAAGCACTGTATTGTTCACAAAGGCTAAAAATATGACGGAATAGAAGAAAGAACATACATAAACGAGACCCAAAGAATAAGCTGTGAGCCGGAAGATCTCAAAAAAACGATTCTGCATCTGCCTTACAGTTCCTCAATTTCAGCAAGAATCGTCATCGTTTTTTTGGGAAATGGTCGATATTCAAATTAGAAGATTATGTCTAAAACAGTCAATTTTCCGAAATGCGCCCTAATTCTGGTCATTCTCAGTGCATTTTCCTCTCTCGTTTCCAGCCCGCTCACTCTGGCAAATTTGGAATATACCAATCCTTCTTTAAAAAATCTACGTTCTGAAATCAAAGAAAATTTAAGGATCTCTAAGTCAGGTGCTAGGAGAGAAGAACTCATTCCTCTTAAATATTATGAATACAAAGTTCGCAAGGAAGATAATTTTTTTAAAATTATGGCACGAACAGGTATGGACTTGGAAACTCTTTCCTCTGTGAATGAGCTCAGTTCGCCACATGATTTATCACCGGGGATGGTTTTAGAAATTCCCAATATGCGCGGAACCTTTCATCCAGAAGAAACTGCAGGTGATGAAAAAACCAAATTAGCATTAGCCGAAAAATACAATCTTGATTCCAACAAATTACAATATGATTCAGAACGAGAAAAATGGTTTTTACCGGGAATCACAATGGGAAAATCCGAAAAATCTTTTTTCTATGGATTTGGATTTCAATTTCCTTTAACGGAAGCAAGGATCTCCTCTGGTTTTGGTAAACGAATAGATCCATTTACTAAAAAAGATACATTTCATGGTGGGATTGATCTGGCCGCCGAACAAGGATCAGATGTATTTGCATCTATGGATGGAGAAGTAATATTCAAAGGCAAACAAGGTGGTTACGGAAATTTAATCATCTTAAAACATAGTTTAGGATATGAAACTCGTTATGGACATCTTTATGATTTTAATATAAACATAGGTCAGAGAGTAAAAAAGGGCCAAAAAATTGGGGAAGTTGGACAAACAGGTAGAGCGACCGGTCCACATTTGCATTTTGAAATTAGAAGAAATTCAAAACGAGAAAGACCTATTTTTCGATCTCATTAAAAAAAGATTTTACCTTAGTCATTGATTCTTGTAATTCTGGGAATCAATGGACTTTGAAATTCCCCAAGAAGTGGAAACACTTCGTAAAAATATTCGCGACTTCATTACAAATGAAATCATCCCTCTGGAAAAACATTATGATTATGAAAAAGGTCGAATGCCAGAAGATATCAACCAACAAGCGCGCGCTAAAGTAAAAGCTGCTGGTTTTTGGACTCCACACCTTCCTAAATCAGAAGGTGGGTTGGGTTTAGATTTGGTTGGGACTTGTATTATTTTCAGTGAACTGGGTCGTTCACCTATTGCTCCTTATATATTTAATTGTGATGCACCCGATGAAGGGAATATGCATTTACTTTCGATTGCTGCTTCAGAAAAACAAAAAGAGCTGATCCTACACCCACTGATCAAAGGTGATTTACGAACCGGTTTTGCAATGACAGAACCAGGACCAGGTGCAGGTTCGGATCCAACTACCTTACAGACCAATGCGGAAAAACAAGGGGACAAATATATTATCAATGGCCGTAAGTGGTATTGTACTGGGGCTAACGGTGCAAAATATCTAATTGTGATGGCGAAGGTAAACGGAAGTTTCCGAAAAACGACCATGTTCCTGGTACCAACAGATGCAAAAGGATACACAATGGTTCGAGAAATTGAACTTATGGGTTCACATGGACCTGGTGGACACTGCGAATTAAATTTTGAAAATGTAGAAGTTCCTGAAGATATGATTCTTGGTCGGGTGGGGGAAGGATTTCGACTTTCTCAAGAAAGATTAGGTCCAGCTCGCTTAACTCACTGTATGCGATGGACTGGAATGGCAAGACGTTCCTTAGCAATTGCTCGAAGTTATGCGAAAGAACGAGAAGTATTTAATTCCCGAATTGCTGACCACCAAGGTATACAATGGATGTTTGCCGAACGTGCTACCGAAATTGAAATGGCCTTCCTTTTGACTTTGAAAGCGGCTTGGTTATTACAAAAAGGGAAAGATGCACGCCAAGAAACTTCTATGGCAAAATGGAAAGTAAGCGAGTCCTTATGTAATACCATTGATATGGGAATCCAAATCTGTGGAGGCAAAGGTTATTCGAGAGACCTGCCTTTAGAATTGTTTTACAGGGATGCAAGAGCTGCAAGGATTGCCGATGGGCCGTCCGAAGTGCATAAGATGGTCATTGGTCGAAATTACATTTCAGAAAAATGGGATTTTTAGGGGTATGGAAATTAAGGAATTACAAGAAAAAGTAGAACTCCACTTATCTTCCGTTTGGAAAGACAATGTTAAAGTCTCCCAAATGCAGCATTTAAGCGGAGGAGCTTGCCAAGACAATTATGCCTTGGACTTGATTTCCAAATCCGGAAAACAGTCATTAGTTTTACGTACAGATAAAGGAGCGAGTTTACTTTCTTCTTTGTCAAAACGAGATGAGTTCAAAGTTGCGGAACTTGTTTACAAAGCAGGTGTCAAAACTCCGACTCCAGTTTTTTTGGAAGAAACTTCCAATGTCATAGGTTCTCCTTTTTTTCTAATGGAAAAAATTGCAGGTAAGGCAACTGGACGTTACATCACAAAGGACAAGGAACTAGATGCCTATCGTAAATCTCAGATGGTATCGGATCTAGCTGCAAATTTAGCAAAACTCCATACGGTAAAACCAAGTTCCGTTTCAGATGAAGAACTCAAACAAAAACTAAAAATTGTTACAAAAGAAAATTATGTTTCTATAGCTATCTCAGATCTAAGACAATCGTTAGACGAACTTCCTGAAGCACACCCGGCCATTGAATTGTGTTTGATTTGGTTAGAATCCAATGCCCCTTCGATTGATGATATTGTTCTGGTCCATGGGGATTTTCGTACCGGAAACTTTATGATGAACTCTGAAGGACTCCAAGGAATTTTAGATTATGAATTCGCACACTTTGGTGATCGGCACGAAGACATTGCTTGGTTGTGTATGCGCGACTGGCGATTTGGAAGGCTTAATAAAGAAGTGGGTGGATTTGGTGATCGTAAAGATTTTTACCAAGCATACCAAAATACTTCGGGAATCCCTGTGGAACCGTTTAAGGTAACTTTTTGGGAAATTATGGGAAATGTTCGTTGGGCCATTGGCAGTGCACAACAAACAGAAAGACATTTATCGGGTAAAGACAAAGGGATTGAACTAGCGGCCATTGGTCGGCGAACCGCAGAAATGGAATGGGAAGCTATGCGACTCATCGAAGAGGTAAGTAATGCAATATAGACCAGAAACAAAGGAACTCATTTCCTCCATTCAGGATTTTTTAATGAAGGAACTTCTTCCTAAATTGGAAGGGGATGATTTGTTATCCTATAAAACATTGGTTTCTTGGAATATGTTGGGAGTGATTGCCAGAGAAATGGAATCTTCTGAGTTTGAATCGGACCTTCGCCGTATCCAAAACTTAGATTTAAAAATTTCTGACTTAGAAACAAAATTTAAATCTGAAGAATTTGCAAATTTACCCAGAAAAGAAAAATACAATCAGCTTCTAGGTTGGAACAAAGAATTTGCCAATACAATTCGAAACCTATCAAAAGATAAAGTAAACGCTGATTTAAAACCAGGTGGTAAAATTTGGAATTTTGCAAAAAAACAACTCAAAGAAAACTTGGCCATCTCAAATCCGAGGTTCCAAACATAAATGTCATTATTGTATTTGGTTCGCCATGGACAGGCAGACCGTCTTGGAAAAAATTATGACCAACTAACAGAACATGGTTGGAAACAAGCAAAATTATTAGGTGAATACTTCAAAAGCCAAAGAATTGAATTTGATTCTGTATATACTGGTACACTCAATCGCCAAAAACAAACGGCCCAAGGAATCATCGAAAGTTTTTCAAAAGATATATTTTGTATTCCTGAACCAGTTGAAAATTCTGCATGGGACGAATTTGATTCCAAAATGTGGTTAGGGCTTGCAGCTAAGATTCGTCATGCGAATGATAACTTTGCCAAATTATACGAATCTTATAAAAAAGCTTGGGAAGAAGGAAAAGAGGAAACAAGAGACTATTTCCAAGAACTCATTCAGATTGTTTTAAATGATTGGGTTCATGGAGTTTGGGATCCTGTGGAACCCTATACATTCAAAGAATATGTAGAAAAGGTATCTTTTGGTCCAAAAGAGATTCCAAATGATGTAAAGAGTACATTAGTCGTTTCGTCTAGTACTCCCATCGCAATTATGATGGGTCTATCCTGTAAAATGCAACCTGTTGAATTTCCAGTATTTATGAAATCGATCACTAATTCTTCTCTTAGTATTTTTAGAAGAGAAAATGGTCATTGGGAGCCAGTGAGTTGGAATAACACCCCTCACTTACAAAATCCCGATTTGGTTACCTTGGTATAACTATTGTGCAAACGAAGATAGAAGTTTAACTCTATTTTTTGCTTTTTGTCCCCAACCAGTTCTTGGAAAATTTTTGTGCAAATGTTCCATAGCGGCTAATTCTTCTTCATTGGATTTACTGTAACGAATCGTTATTTTTGGTTCTTCTTGGAATTTAAAATCAACGGTGACATGAAAACTTCCCAAAAACACAACTGTTCCCGGTTGCAAATCTACTCTCGATTTTTCGATATCTGTTCGGTCAAAATCAATGTCAATTTTTGTGGGTTGTTTGGTACTTCCAAAAGCAAAGTCGGAAGCACCACGATTCAAAAGATGGACCGCATCATGAATTTCATATTGCCCTTCTTTTAAATTTTGAAAGTAATAGTAGTGCTCCGAACTTTCATTGTATTCAAAAGTTTTATCCCCTTTTTTAAGTGTAACCTTTTGAAATCTTGGATCAATCAGTTCATCCAATATCATTTCATCTTTCACAATTGTCATATGAACAATGATAAGACTACTCTGCGCATTTTTAGGTCCAAAACTGGAACATTCTGGAAATAAATAGGTAATCAAAAATAAAATCAAAAATTTTCGAAAAATTCCCGAAGTGATTTTTTCAAACTTGGAGATTTTTTTCTCCGATGGAACTGGTTCTCCATCGGGTTTTTTTCCTAAATGATCATCGTAAGAATTTAAACTCATTGCTGTTATTTACCTTAACCCATCGGGTATTGGATCTTCTTAGAAACAAGATTAATCTCCGATAGAATTTCATCAGATAAAATGACATCGGTTGCTTTTAAAGACTCATCCAATTGCGCTACCGTATTGGCTCCAATGATGGTAGAAGCAACATAGTCATGTTGTTTACTCCAAGCAACAGAAAGGACAGTGGCACTCATTCCATATTTTTCGGCAATTTTTAACAGTTCTGCAGTGGAAGCCAAAGTGTTTTCATTTAAGAAACGATTCGACATTCGCCTTTGTCTCTCGCCCTCAGCCATATAACGAACAAATCGAGCCCCTTCAGGAGGAACAGATCCGTTATATTTCCCTGTAAGGACTCCACCAGCGAGCGGAGAATAAGGTAACAAAGACACCCCTTCCTTTCGACAAACTTGTGCTAATTCATCTTCAAAGCGACGGTTCAAAATAGAAAAGTTATTTTGAATGGAATCATACCGAATTAGATTGTGTTTGTCCGAAGTCCAAAGGCTTTTCATCAGTCCAAAAGAAGTTTCGTTGGAACAACCTGCATATCGAATTTTTCCTTCTTCTTTCAGTTCTGTTAAAGCTTCCATAGTTTCGTCATAAGATACGTCATGGTCTGGCCAATGTGTTTGGTATAAATCAATGGTTTCTACGCCTAATCGTTGTAAGGAACCTTCGATTGCACGACGGATATGGTATTTGTCTAATGCCGTTTTTCCTTCGCGGAGTGGGGGACTAAACCAACCGTGACCAGGTCCGGCAACTTTTGTTGCGAGAATGATACCATCACGAGGTTTTGTTTTGAGCCACTTTCCGAAAATTTCTTCAGTTCGATGCACCCAAGATTTTTGTGGAGGGACAGGATAAATTTCAGCGGTATCATAAAAATCAATTCCGGCATCGTAAGCACGATCCAGAATTCGAAACGCCTCATCTTCGTTACATGAAGAGCCAAAAGTCATGGTTCCCATACAAATTTCGGAAACCACCATCCCTGTTTTGCCGAGTCTTCGTTTTTTCATGTTATTTTTTAATTAAAAAAGTTCTGAATTGATTTTTTGGATCACTCCACTCAATGACATGATCCTTCACTTTAGCCTTAGTAGGGCCTCGTTGCATGGCTCTATACAAATCTTCGATAAAAAGTTTGTCACCTTCTACTACTGCTTCCACCTCACCATTGGGTAAGTTTTGAGTATAACCTTTGAGTCTCATTTCTTGGGCTTTTTGGAGTACGTAGTAACGAAATCCTACCCCTTGTACAATTCCCCGTATTAAAATTCGCGCTCTTGCTTCTTCTGATTTTCCCAAAGATAGTCTCCTTTCTAGAACTTACTTGGGTTTTGAATTCTCTGCAATGTAATTTTGAATGGCAGATTTAAAAAGAGGAACAAACTTCTCATAGACGGCTCGTTTGAACTCGACAACGGACCCAATCGTATCTTCAATTTCCATAAATTTGACAGTTAAAAATTCTTGTTCATGGTGGACCAAATCACAGTCCTCTATTCTTCCATCCCAATAAAATAAAATCCATCTTTGTAATTGCCCACGAAATTTTTGTAAGTGAGAATTGAGACCCAAAGAATTTGGAAAGTCGTAGGGGATCCAATCGGGATATTCCGTTACATAAGTTGCTTTTTTGACGCCAAGCTCTTCATATAATTCTCGTTTAGCGGCATCTAAATAATCCTCATCTTCATCAATTCCACCTTGAGGAAACTGCCAAGAACCAGGGAATTGTACTCGTTCCCCTACAATTACTTTGCCTAAAGAATTAAAAACCACCATGCCTACATTTTTGCGGTAGGGTTTGTCTGTCATATTTCTTAGAATGGCTCTATCATCCAATTTCGCAAGAAATTCCTTAATTTTTTGTTTCTCCGCCAGTCCGTGGTTCCAATCTTGGACTTAGGAAGTACTATGAAGATCATTTTGGTTCGTCACGGTGAGGCTGAAAATGCAAGTCCAGCCATTTCCGATTCACAGCGGGATCTAACAGACAAAGGTGTCAGTGATATTCATAAAATCGGAAGGTTTATAAAAAACTCATCTTTAGCGGTCAAACAAGTGTATTATAGCCCTTATACAAGAACCAAACACACTGCTGAGATTTTATCTGAAGAGTTAAAGTATAGTTGTGAAATGTTACCTTCAGATGATTTATTAGCAGGTAAGGGCTGCACCGATATTATCTCTTGTTTAGTCAATTTTACAAATTCCGACACGGTTTTGTTAGTTGGTCATAATCCAGACATCACGTATTTCGCTGCAAAACTTTTGGGAAATTCCAGTGCAGCTGAAAATCTAATTTTCCAACCTGGTTCTACGATTGCGATCAATGTAGCTCGGGAGAAATTTGCACACGGTCAAATTATTTGGGCAATTTCGCCGGACAATCTAGGCCTTTGAATATCTAAATTGCCAGTAAGACTTGACCGAGCGTTGATCGTAAGGTTTTTGGATTCCAGAACACGGGGTGTAGCGCAGCGGTAGCGCACTTGTCTGGGGGGCAAGGGGTCGCCGGTTCAAATCCGGTCACTCCGAAGTTCAAATTTAAAAAACCCAGCAGGCCCTGCGAACAAAACCTGCCGGAAGAAAATTCAGGATGGTGAGATACAAAAAAACTAAATCTTAAGAAGGTTTGTTTTGATTTCCTTCTTTCACTTTATCTAAATATTTAACTACGTTGTCTTTGATTTCATCAAAACGAACGATCCCCCAAGCCACACCCATTTTTACTTTTAGGGCATTGTCACTGGTATCGCTTTCGCCTTGTTCCTTCAACTTTTGAAAGTTTGTTTCAAATTTGCTTTTTTTCTCGTTTAAGTCAACGACCAGTTTCTCCCAGACTTCTTTGGAAGTTTTTACGGCGCCAATCCCAGCATTTACGATATCTTGCAGCTTGTTTTCCACATTGCTCATCGGATGTTACTCCTTCTCTTTCCATTATTTTGCAGTGCACAATAATGTCCAGAAAGATTTTTCTGGAGGATTCTGAATTCTTCAGCTAAAATGGTCGGATGCGCGTAAAAACCCTTTGGACTTTTTTTTCCTTTTCCACCCTCGTTTTTTTCTCTGCAAACTGCAGTGGTCCCATCCAAGAAAAACCAATTGCGGGTTGCGAACGAATTTCTGGAACTCCGGGGCCAGAAGATTTGGATCTCATCCGAGATACATCCACAGTCATTGTTTCTTCCCATGAACGCCGCAACGGACTAAAGGATATTGGAGCTCTGTTTGAAGTTTCATTCGCTAATCCGAATGGAAAATTAGAAGCTAAAAAAATTGAAACCAATTATCCTGAAAACTTTCGTCCACATGGGATTAGTTATGCGAAAGTGAAAGGTGTGGATACCTTAGCAGTCATTTCTCATACTTTAGTTGATGAAAATCCGCATACCATTGAAATTTTTGAAAGATCTAAATTAGGTAAATGGACTCACACAAAAACTTTGAGCGATCCCACTCTCACAAGTCCGAATGATATTTTTATGAACGAAGCTGGAGAAATTTTTTCTTCCAATGACAATGGAACAAGCAATGCCTTTCGTAAATATTGGGATATGATCATTCGTAGTGGTCGAGCCGATATATCTTATTATGATGGAAAATCATTCCAGGCATTAAATGTTCCCGTGATGTTAGGGAACGGAATTTACATTCGAAAAACAGGAAATGATGAGTTGTTGTACCGGTCAGTATTTGCTGAAAAAGCCATTCGAGTCTACCAAGTGGACCGCAGTTCCGGAAAGGTGAACTTAAAGTATTTGGAATCCATTGCCATTGGTGCAGGCCCTGACAATATTTTAGAAGATGAAAATGGAATGCTTTGGCTTGCTGCCCATGATTCTACGTATAAGTTCATTCGCCATGTCATGAACCGAACTAATCTTTCACCCACTCGTATTTTTAAAATCAATCCAGAAAACAAAGAAGTTACTGAAGTGTATGCCAACGAGGGCTCTGAAATTTCTGCAGGTAGTACAGGACTTGTTTTCAAAAACAAACTTTTGATTTCACAAGTGTTTGAAGATTTTCTTTTGGTTTGTCCAAGGCCATAAAGGAAGATTTTATAGATATTGATACGATGGTCTTGGGTAGGCTGTCGTATTTGGGTTAAATGGAATTTATTGATTAATTTTTATTCAGATATGCTTTGTTAGGTGATATAATCTCGACACAACCGAATCATAAAAAATAATTAAATCTATGATTTGATTGAAAAGGTTTAAATTAATTGAAGAATTAAAATATAAAGAACATTCAATGCGGGTTAAATTTAAGGAAAACTGACAGATGAGTGAAAATAATGATATTACCATTAAATCTTTTTCTTCCTCTAAGAAATGGAAAGAATGGCTTATGTTAAATTTTGCAACATACCCGCATGGAATTTGGCTTCAAATTTACAAAAAAGACACCGGAATCAAAACGATCACCTATGAAGAAGCATTAGATGAAGCTCTTTGTTTTGGCTGGATCGATAGCCAGAAAAAAAAGTATGACGAAAAATCTTGGCTTCAAAAATTTACTCCGCGTAGGTCAAAAAGTATTTGGTCAAAACGAAATAGGGAGAAAGTCACTTTGCTAATTAAAGAGAAGCGAATGCAACCAAGTGGACTTTTAGAAATTAAAGCCGCACAAAAAGACGGGAGATGGGACAAGGCTTATGAGTCTCCCAGCCAGATGGAAATACCTTCTGATTTTTTAGCAAAATTAGTAAAAGACCAGAAAGCACATGAATTCTTTAAAACACTGAATAAAACAAATTTGTATGCAATTTCCTGGCGATTACAAACAGCGAAGACTCCTGAAACAAGAGAAAAACGAATGAAGGTAATTTTGGAAATGATGAAGAATCAACAAAAATTACACTAAATTAGTCAGCAGTCCCTTAAATTTACAATTACAACAACATGAAATACATCGCATTACTTAGAGGAATCAATGTAGGAGGCAATAGAAAGGTAGAAATGAAAAAACTACGAAGCCTTATGGAATCCTTAGGATACACTGAAGTTTCTACTTATATCAACTCAGGAAATATCATTTTTGAATCAGAAGATGACACAAAAACAGTTCGATTCAAAATAGAAAAGAGTTTTGAAAAAGTTTTCAAATTTGAAATTCCCACCATTGTAAAGACAGAAAAAGAAATGAAAAAAATTGCAAATGCGATCCCAACAGAATGGCAAAATGACGCCACTCAAAGAACGGATGTTGCCTATTTGTTTCCAGAAGCCGATTCCAAAAAAATCATTGAGGAACTTCCCCTCAAAAAAGAATTTTTAGAGATTCGTTATCAAAAAGGTGCTCTCATTTGGAACATCAAAAGAGAAAATTTGAATAAAAGCCAACTGGCAAAACTCATCAGTCATAAATTGTACAAGGCGATGACGATACGAAATGTAAACACAGCAAGGTTTTTGGCTGGAGAAAAAGAGTAAAAACAAATCAAAATCATTTACTTCCAGTGTATGTACGAATCAAGAAGAACTCTTTTGTTATACAATCCAAAGTTTGGAAAAATTAAAAATACCTTGTTTAGTGAAAACTAGAAAGTTACGTTTTTAAGTTAATCACCATCTTAAGCCAATCCTTTCAACACAGCTTCTATCGTATCCACTAACAACGGTTCTCTATTCTCATCCGAATGTTGGGCCACAAGTTTCGGGTGTGTGAAAGCAGTTCCCGCTGAGATCAAAATTTCTGTGATTTGGTTCACATCGCGTTTTTTGATTTTCTTTTGGCTCATAGCCTCAGTAACCAAACTCGACATTTGGCTGTGCATATTGGATAAATGAGTTTGGATGAAGGGTTTGGACTCTTCTGCGGCCATATCGAATGCTTTATACAATTCTGGATCTAGTTTTACTTTTTCCAATTTCATCCGGTGGAGGTTTTGAAACCAGATGAGAATTTTTTGGATGGGGTCTCGTTTTTCTTTTACGAGCAAATCTTGTTTCTCATCCAACTTTACAAGCCAACGTTCGGAAACTGCATCGAGAAGGGCTGTTTTGTCTTGAAAGTGAGAATAGAGGGCCGCATGGCTAATTCCCATTTCTTTAGCCACGTCCACCAACCGAACCTTTTCAAAACCCTTGGCTCGCATCTGGTCAATGGCGATTTCTACTGCTTTGTCTTGGATTTCCGTAGCGGTAAGACCAGTTCTTGGCATAAGGAAAGGATTGAATTCGGAGCAGGGGGGTCAATCTCGAATTACAAAATGGAAAAAATGTTAGTTTTGAAACTTACGGACTTGACTTTTTGTAACTTACAAAATAACGTAAATGTAAGTAAAGGAAAGGTAAAAATTTATGATATTGAATGGAAATACAATCCTCATCACCGGGGGAACAAGTGGAATTGGTCTTGCACTAGCAAAACGACTATCCAATCTCGGAAATCAAATTTTGGTTTGCGGAACGAATGTAAAAAAGATGGAAGAAATTTCTAAATCTTATCCTAGTTGGGGGACTTATCTATTTGATATCTCTCGACCTGAAGAAAGAGAAAAGTTGTTTGAAAAAACCACAAAAGATTTTCCAGAACTGAATGTATTATTCAACAACGCAGGTATACAAAGGTATCCCAAACTTGACGAAGTGGAACCTTGGTCTGATTTAGAAAAGGAGATCGACGTAAATTTGGCTGCTCCGATCCATCTTTCTATGTTATTCGCTAAACATCTGTTTGCGAAGAAAAATGCAGCAATTTTGAATACAACTTCTGGATTGTCACATATCCCTTTGGCTTATGCACCTGTGTATAGTGCAACCAAAGCAGCTCTACATTCTTTCACTTTGACATTACGATTCCAATTTCGTAACCAACCGATTGAGGTAATTGAAGTTTCTCCACCGATGGTAGATACTGATTTAGGAATTCCTAACACGCATACGGCGGGACTCAATTTAGATGAATATGCTGATGGTGTCATAGCCGGGCTAAAAAATGGAGAATTAGAAATCACCACAGGTTTTTCTACAGTCTCTGCCAATGCGAGTCGGGAACAAAAGAATGAAATCTTTTTGTCTATGAACATGGCAAGGAGTGCATCAAACTAAAGAGCGGCCTACAAAGGCACAAGCGATGGCGTCCCAGGAGTCATCATGGCCTTTTAGATCTTTAAATCCCAAAATCATTTGGATCGCTGCCCGAACTTCTTTTTTGGTGGCGTTCCCTTTGGCAGAGATTCCTTTTTTGATTTGAGTCGCGGTGAGGGAGACAACAGGAATTTGTTTTTCACCGAGCGAAAGTAAAATGACTCCGCGAGATTCCGAAACCTTCATACCGGTGGTTGTGTTCTGAACAAAGAACAGTTCTTCTACAGCAGCAGCTTCCGGTTGGAATTCAGTGAGAATGCCCATCAGTTCCTTTCGGATCTGGATCAAATTGTCGGGAGAAGGAGTCTTTGGAGCCACTTCAATGGTTCCGTAAGTTAAAAGTTCGGGGTTGCGGCGTAATCCTTCAGGAAAGGAAAGAATCGCATACCCCACGCGGTGGGATCCAGGGTCAATGCCGATGATTTTCAATAATTTCTTTCCTTAGCCCCAACTTTTGCCCAGTTTGGCCCGCCCCGACCCAAAACCTAGTCTAAAAATGAAAATGACAAGGTACTTTCCTTCCGTATAGTGGAAGAAAACCACCGCAGGAACGTTAAACACATGACCGCAACGGCAGTGAAACTCGAAAAATCCCAGGCG
This genomic stretch from Leptospira meyeri harbors:
- a CDS encoding LysM peptidoglycan-binding domain-containing M23 family metallopeptidase — its product is MSKTVNFPKCALILVILSAFSSLVSSPLTLANLEYTNPSLKNLRSEIKENLRISKSGARREELIPLKYYEYKVRKEDNFFKIMARTGMDLETLSSVNELSSPHDLSPGMVLEIPNMRGTFHPEETAGDEKTKLALAEKYNLDSNKLQYDSEREKWFLPGITMGKSEKSFFYGFGFQFPLTEARISSGFGKRIDPFTKKDTFHGGIDLAAEQGSDVFASMDGEVIFKGKQGGYGNLIILKHSLGYETRYGHLYDFNINIGQRVKKGQKIGEVGQTGRATGPHLHFEIRRNSKRERPIFRSH
- a CDS encoding acyl-CoA dehydrogenase family protein; the protein is MDFEIPQEVETLRKNIRDFITNEIIPLEKHYDYEKGRMPEDINQQARAKVKAAGFWTPHLPKSEGGLGLDLVGTCIIFSELGRSPIAPYIFNCDAPDEGNMHLLSIAASEKQKELILHPLIKGDLRTGFAMTEPGPGAGSDPTTLQTNAEKQGDKYIINGRKWYCTGANGAKYLIVMAKVNGSFRKTTMFLVPTDAKGYTMVREIELMGSHGPGGHCELNFENVEVPEDMILGRVGEGFRLSQERLGPARLTHCMRWTGMARRSLAIARSYAKEREVFNSRIADHQGIQWMFAERATEIEMAFLLTLKAAWLLQKGKDARQETSMAKWKVSESLCNTIDMGIQICGGKGYSRDLPLELFYRDARAARIADGPSEVHKMVIGRNYISEKWDF
- a CDS encoding phosphotransferase family protein, whose amino-acid sequence is MEIKELQEKVELHLSSVWKDNVKVSQMQHLSGGACQDNYALDLISKSGKQSLVLRTDKGASLLSSLSKRDEFKVAELVYKAGVKTPTPVFLEETSNVIGSPFFLMEKIAGKATGRYITKDKELDAYRKSQMVSDLAANLAKLHTVKPSSVSDEELKQKLKIVTKENYVSIAISDLRQSLDELPEAHPAIELCLIWLESNAPSIDDIVLVHGDFRTGNFMMNSEGLQGILDYEFAHFGDRHEDIAWLCMRDWRFGRLNKEVGGFGDRKDFYQAYQNTSGIPVEPFKVTFWEIMGNVRWAIGSAQQTERHLSGKDKGIELAAIGRRTAEMEWEAMRLIEEVSNAI
- a CDS encoding histidine phosphatase family protein, producing the protein MSLLYLVRHGQADRLGKNYDQLTEHGWKQAKLLGEYFKSQRIEFDSVYTGTLNRQKQTAQGIIESFSKDIFCIPEPVENSAWDEFDSKMWLGLAAKIRHANDNFAKLYESYKKAWEEGKEETRDYFQELIQIVLNDWVHGVWDPVEPYTFKEYVEKVSFGPKEIPNDVKSTLVVSSSTPIAIMMGLSCKMQPVEFPVFMKSITNSSLSIFRRENGHWEPVSWNNTPHLQNPDLVTLV
- a CDS encoding aldo/keto reductase, which translates into the protein MKKRRLGKTGMVVSEICMGTMTFGSSCNEDEAFRILDRAYDAGIDFYDTAEIYPVPPQKSWVHRTEEIFGKWLKTKPRDGIILATKVAGPGHGWFSPPLREGKTALDKYHIRRAIEGSLQRLGVETIDLYQTHWPDHDVSYDETMEALTELKEEGKIRYAGCSNETSFGLMKSLWTSDKHNLIRYDSIQNNFSILNRRFEDELAQVCRKEGVSLLPYSPLAGGVLTGKYNGSVPPEGARFVRYMAEGERQRRMSNRFLNENTLASTAELLKIAEKYGMSATVLSVAWSKQHDYVASTIIGANTVAQLDESLKATDVILSDEILSEINLVSKKIQYPMG
- a CDS encoding acylphosphatase, which produces MGKSEEARARILIRGIVQGVGFRYYVLQKAQEMRLKGYTQNLPNGEVEAVVEGDKLFIEDLYRAMQRGPTKAKVKDHVIEWSDPKNQFRTFLIKK
- a CDS encoding RNA pyrophosphohydrolase, with amino-acid sequence MTDKPYRKNVGMVVFNSLGKVIVGERVQFPGSWQFPQGGIDEDEDYLDAAKRELYEELGVKKATYVTEYPDWIPYDFPNSLGLNSHLQKFRGQLQRWILFYWDGRIEDCDLVHHEQEFLTVKFMEIEDTIGSVVEFKRAVYEKFVPLFKSAIQNYIAENSKPK
- the sixA gene encoding phosphohistidine phosphatase SixA, producing the protein MKIILVRHGEAENASPAISDSQRDLTDKGVSDIHKIGRFIKNSSLAVKQVYYSPYTRTKHTAEILSEELKYSCEMLPSDDLLAGKGCTDIISCLVNFTNSDTVLLVGHNPDITYFAAKLLGNSSAAENLIFQPGSTIAINVAREKFAHGQIIWAISPDNLGL
- a CDS encoding LIMLP_16025 family protein, with translation MSNVENKLQDIVNAGIGAVKTSKEVWEKLVVDLNEKKSKFETNFQKLKEQGESDTSDNALKVKMGVAWGIVRFDEIKDNVVKYLDKVKEGNQNKPS
- a CDS encoding YdeI/OmpD-associated family protein, with amino-acid sequence MSENNDITIKSFSSSKKWKEWLMLNFATYPHGIWLQIYKKDTGIKTITYEEALDEALCFGWIDSQKKKYDEKSWLQKFTPRRSKSIWSKRNREKVTLLIKEKRMQPSGLLEIKAAQKDGRWDKAYESPSQMEIPSDFLAKLVKDQKAHEFFKTLNKTNLYAISWRLQTAKTPETREKRMKVILEMMKNQQKLH